From the Leptospira congkakensis genome, the window ATTTTGCAAAAAATAGCCATCGGGTTGTGAACGAATCTCAATCTGTTTGTAAAACTGTCGATAAACGATTGTTATGGGATTTGGTTCCACCAGGAATTAAAAAATCTGTATCCAAACAGAAATCCATCCAACTTAGGCTTTCTTCAAAGTCGGTTGTGAATTATGAAAGAGACCAAACAGAAATTAATGTTTTTAACACAAAACTAAAAGTTCCCGAACGAGGTTTCTTTCAAATTAACAGATTTCTTTTGGAACCTTGGCTTGAAAAAATCAAATCTCTATTGCCGGACTCGGCTAATATTCTAGAACTATTCTGTGGTTGTGGAACGATAGGAATTTCAATACGAGAAAAAATTGAATCTTTGTATGGAATTGAATCACACGAAAAAAGCATTCGTTATGCAAAGGAAAATGCCAAAACCAACAGTGCTTTGATGTTTGAATATGAAGTCAGTGATTTGTATCAAAAACACTTACCGAAACATACTGCAAAATTTCCCATTTGGATTGTTAATCCACCGAGAGCCGGCCTAACAGAGGGAATCATAGAATCTGCTTCTATGTTTTCTCCGAAACAAATTGTATATTCTAGCTGCAACCCGAGTACTTTGAAAAGGGATATTACAAGATTAGAAAAGATAGGATACCGAATGCAGTATATGGGTTTGTTTGATTTTTTTCCAAGAACCCAACATTATGAAGTACTAGTGAGTTTAAAAAAATAAAAAATTACACAACTCACAAACAAAATTTGTGAGTTGGTTCTCTACCTAAATTTAGGTTATTTTTCCTTTGTTGTGATTTTAAAAGGAAGGTAAGCCGGACAGAATCCAATAGCAGAAGTTGCAATCATCACAAGACCGATCACAAAAAGAACAATTGCTGTTGTTCCTTCCACGACTCCGCCTAAATACAAACCACCTAATACCAATCCAACGACCACACGAATGATTCGGTCATAAAGACCCATATTTTGAAACATATCCATTCTCCTTAAAGTAGATTGGACGAAAAATTTCCTTTAGATTTTTTATTTATTTTTTTCTAACCATTCTAAAATCAACTTAGTCACTTCTTCTCTTTTTTCCCAATGGAGAAAATGACCGGCGTGATCAAATCCAATTTTTCGAAATCCACATGGAAAATCTGTTTCATCTAATAGATGTTCAAATAAGTTTTTATGAAAACAACCATCGTTCAAACCATATAAAATCTGAGTGGGGACAGTGATTTTTGAATCTAAAATTCCGAGTATACTTTCTCTTCCTGATTCGGTGAATAAGTCGTTTAAATTGCGGTAATAAGCAAGAGCAGAGGAAAGAATTCCAGGATTTTGAAAATTGGATTTAATCTCTGCTAAATGGTCTTGGTTTGGTGAGTAGCCGGGTGACCAATCTTTCCATAAATAATCCACAAGGGCAAATCCATTCGAACGAATGGTGAGTTCTGCCAAAAAGGGAATTTGGAACAAAACAACATACCAAGAATGAATAGTCTGTTGGGGTGCCCAAAAAAAGGAATCCTGATAGGTTCGAAGTAAAGGAACACCGAGACTTGTGATGGATTTGATACGATTGGGATAATACATTCCGGCCGCATAAGCAATCACAGATCCCCAGTTATGACCAACGAGATGTACTGAGTCCCAACGACGGTCATCCATCCAACCTAAAATATCATCTACTAGATCCACCACATGTAATTTATGTGCATGAGAGATGGTTGAAGGTTCATAACCACGCATAACGGGTGCAATGCACTGGAATCCTTTTTTACCAACAGATTCCATAATCGGTGCAAAGGTTTTATGATTATCGGGAAACCCATGAAGGAAAAGAACAGGTTCTCCTGAACCCGTTTCTAAAGTGGTAAATATAGTGGATGAATTTCTAATTTCCGAGTGATGCATTGATTACCAACTTTTCTTTTTTATAAGTAGCTCTAAAGAATTGTAACACAATCTCTCTTGTATCCAAGTCCTTACTTAAGTATCCATATTGTTTTTCATTTTGGTAATAAAATCCGTTTGGCCAAATATGCCCACCACCAGGGATCAAATATCCTTCTACAATTTGGTCGGACAAACAATCGGTGAATTTAGTGTATTGGATGTCTCTTTTCCAAAATTTGTTTAGATGTCTTTTTTTAGATTTTGATTCTTCTTTGCAGGAAAAACTAGAAGTCCAATATTCTAAGGATTCTAAATACGAAATCACATCCCCTGCGGGGATTCTATGTGCATTGGGGCTCGGATCAGAAGGGATGGAAACAGTCCCTCCTTTATAAGGAACTACATCATCCGAAGTTCCCATAATGAATCCGATCGATTTTTGTGGAGGTGGACTACAAATATCTTTTAAACCTTTAGAAGTAACCGCTGCAATTGAATATCCAGAGCTAAATAAATCCTCAGCTTCGCATAACAACCTTTGGGTCATAAATCCACCGTTGGAAATTCCCACTGCATGGATTCGATTGTAATCAATGGGAATTTCTTTATCGATAAAACGAACCATATCTCGAAAGAATTGTACATCGTTTGTATTTCGTTTATCGGTAAGGGAATGAGGAATTTTTCGGCCATCGTTCCAACGATTCGAATATCCATCAGGATAAACTGCGATGAATCCATATTCTTCGGCTTTTTCTGACATTCGAGAAAGATAAATCATCCCTTCCCCACTGCCACCACCACCATGTAAAATAAAAATCAAAGGCAATCGTCCACCTCCAATTTGTTTTGGCACATAGTAACGAAATGTACGGATGACCCCATCGGAAGAAATTGATTCCAGTTTGTGTTCTTTCACAAGAACAATGGAAGGAAGGGATTTACAAAAAAAAGAAAAGGAAATCATTACAAGTGCTAGATATAGTTTTTGATTTAAAAAAATCGAATTCATACAAACAGAGATTCAAAAGATTTGATGGTTTCTATTAAATTTGGATCACCCTCAAGCGGGTATTTCGGATGGAATTCTTTATCTACAGTTGGGTCATAAGGGCCGGACTTTCCTTCAAAACAAACTGCTGTTTCTGACAAACAGACCAGACTATGCCAAACCCCTGGTTTCAAATCGATTCCACGTTTGGGACCGTTTGCTGATAGTTTATGTGCTTCCTTTACATCCCCATTTTCATGGAAAATCAAAAATCCAATTTCACCTTCTAGGATGATAAAAGACTCCGGTTTTGGATCCGACAAATGTCTGTGAGGTGGAATGTAAGTATTTTTAGAAAGAACATTCAGAAACCTTTGGTAAACTTCCTGTTGTTCGTGGAAATTGTGATTGGTACGTTTTCTTTCGGCGTTTTGGGCTTTTTTGACGAGGGTTCCGATTAAGTCGGAATCAATGAGTTGTATTTCCAGCAAGTTGACCTTCCAATTCCTGCTCGATGAAGGCTAACATATCCGGAACACAAGCCGTACAAGTATCAGCCGCTCCCATCTCGCGGGCGACTTCTAGTATAGGGCGATTGGATTCTTTGACAACATTTAAGATAGATTCAAAGAAAACTTCTGCACAGTGACACTTGATCATGGTTCTGAGAATCAGTCTCTAAGTATTCAAATGGTACGACAAGAATTTTTTTTGAGCAGAGTTGAGCAAATTTCCTAGAATTCTAGAAAATCTGCCTAAAATTCTCTAAATTTTTGGTTTGAGGAGTGGTTCGTAGGTTTGGTTCAGAATTTGTAGGGCCGATTTCCATTGGAAACGTTTGGCATTTTTTTCACCCAAAACTTTTAATGCACCGAGTCTTTTAGAATCTTTCAATAGAGAGAGTAATTTGTTTTGGAAGGAATGAGAATCTTTTGGATCAAAAGCTTCGTAACTATTTCCTAAAATTTCTGGCAGTACACTGGCGTTAGATGAAAAAACAGGAGTGCCAACACTTTGTGCTTCCAAAACAGGAAATCCAAATCCTTCAAAGAGAGACGGATAGAGAAATACTTTTGCTCCTTGGTAAATAAGAGGAAGTTCCGCGTAAGGGAGATGAGATAAAAAATAAATTTTACCCGGATGTTTTCTTTGGATTTCCAAAAACTCTTCTGGGATTTCTCCTTTGAGACCACCCACTACCAAAGGTAAGGAAAGTTTTTGTTTTTCCCAAAGTGTTTCTAAATTGGATAATAAAAAAGGGAAATTCTTATGTGTTTTTCCAATTCCTACAGTGAACAAATAGGATTTTGGGAGATTGTGTTTTTTTATAAATTGAGAAACTTTGGCTGTTGGCTGTTTCGAAAAATTTTGTAAGTCGATTCCGTTATAAACAACAGAAACTTTTTCTTTTGGATAACCAAAACTTTCTACCAAATCTTGTTTGGTGTATTCCGAAACGGTAATGATTTTACGAGCAAACCATTTGATCCATCGAAATACAATTTGCATATACACTCGTTTGACGAGAGAACTATGGGCGGCCTTAAAATGATAAGGAATGAGATCGTGAATAGTAACAACGCATTTCCGAATGTAAGGGAAAGGAATGTTAAAATGAGGGATGTCTAAAAGATCCATTTCCGCCATCCGGCGATGACCTAAAAATTCTTTAGGGGAATAGATACTGGATTTGTATTCGATGATCTCTGCGTTTTGAGGAAGGTCGTATTTTTTTAAAACACTAGGATCACCAAAAATAAAAATATCAGCAATCTTTGCAGGAATGGGCCAAAACTTCAAAATATGTTGGATCCGAATTCCAATCCCAGAATTTTCGATCATCCGTGCATCGTATCCAATTTTAAGCCGCATTCGTACTAGATTATGTCCTTTAGAATTAAATTAAAAAAAGGAAATGTCTCTTTTCCCAATCAGTCAAGTCTAGTCAAATTAGTAGTAAATATTCTGCATTCATAAATTGAAAGACGGGATAAACGAAACCTATCGGTAAAAGGAATCGGATGGAAAACTTAATCGAAGAAATCCTAAAACAAATTGGTGAAGATCCCTCGAGAGAAGGTCTTGTGAAAACGCCCAACCGAGTGAAAAAGGCTTATGACTTTTTGACGAGTGGGTATAAGGCCGATTTGAACCATATTGTGAACGGAGCTATCTTTGAAGAGAGCACTACCGGTATGGTTTTGGTACGCGATATCGAAATGTATTCTTTGTGCGAACACCATTTACTTCCTTTTTATGGAAGAGCCCATGTTGCTTACATTCCCAATAAGAAGATAATAGGAATTAGTAAAATTCCAAGAATTGTAGACGTGTTTGCTCGTCGTTTGCAGGTTCAGGAACGTCTTACGGACCAAATTGCACAAGCCATCCAAGAAACTTTGGATCCTTTAGGTGTGGGTGTCGTTATCAAAGCCAAACATCTATGTATGATGATGCGTGGAGTGGAAAAACAAAACTCAGAACTATTTACATCTAGCCTACTCGGTCTATTTAAAACAGATCCCACCACTCGGAGTGAATTTTTAGATTTGATCCGAACCGGCTCCCATTAAGTTCATTTTTTAAATTCAAATTTTCAGATTCATGCTGGACTTTTCTAAAAAAAAGTTCAGCATTCTTTCTCTAGAGGGAATCTATGCCGAAAGAAAGAATCGTGGCACCGTCCAAAAACTTCGCAAAGTTAGCGAACGTTAGTTTAAAAGAATACAAAACCAAATACAAAGAATCCATAGAAAAACCGGAAAAGTTTTGGGCCGAACAAGCAAAACGCCTAACATGGTTTAAAAAATGGACAAAGGTATTAAAACACGATTTTGCAAAGGCAAAAGCAGAATGGTTTGTCGGTGGGAAACTCAATGTTTCTTATAATTGTTTAGATAGACATTTAGATTCTCCTTTAAAAAACAAAGCTGCTCTGATTTGGGAAGGGGACAACCCTGACGAATCCAAAGTTCTTACTTATCATGACCTCCATCGCGAGGTGAATCATTTTGCAAACGTTCTAAAAAAGTTCCATGTGAAAAAAGGAGACCGAGTTCTCATTTACCTTCCCATGATTCCAGAACTTGCCATCACAACACTAGCTTGTACTCGTATTGGAGCAGTGCATTCGGTTGTGTTTGGTGGATTTTCTCCCGAAGCACTTCTTGGTCGTATTGAAGATTGTAAACCCACGCTCGTGATCACTGCTGATGGTGGGTATCGTGGTGGCAAACCAGTTGAACTCAAAAAAAATGTGGATGTCGCTCTAGAAGAAAGTAAATACAAGGTCAAAGATGTAATTGTTGTTAAGCGAACAGGCGATGAAGGGAATCTAAATTGGAAAGAAGGTAGAGACCACTGGTACCACTACCTGATGAAAGATTCGGACATCAAAAAAGAATGCCCGCCTGTTGTGATGGATTCTGAAGATCCACTTTTCCTTCTATATACTTCAGGTTCTACAGGC encodes:
- a CDS encoding WbuC family cupin fold metalloprotein → MLEIQLIDSDLIGTLVKKAQNAERKRTNHNFHEQQEVYQRFLNVLSKNTYIPPHRHLSDPKPESFIILEGEIGFLIFHENGDVKEAHKLSANGPKRGIDLKPGVWHSLVCLSETAVCFEGKSGPYDPTVDKEFHPKYPLEGDPNLIETIKSFESLFV
- a CDS encoding glycosyltransferase family 4 protein; this encodes MRLKIGYDARMIENSGIGIRIQHILKFWPIPAKIADIFIFGDPSVLKKYDLPQNAEIIEYKSSIYSPKEFLGHRRMAEMDLLDIPHFNIPFPYIRKCVVTIHDLIPYHFKAAHSSLVKRVYMQIVFRWIKWFARKIITVSEYTKQDLVESFGYPKEKVSVVYNGIDLQNFSKQPTAKVSQFIKKHNLPKSYLFTVGIGKTHKNFPFLLSNLETLWEKQKLSLPLVVGGLKGEIPEEFLEIQRKHPGKIYFLSHLPYAELPLIYQGAKVFLYPSLFEGFGFPVLEAQSVGTPVFSSNASVLPEILGNSYEAFDPKDSHSFQNKLLSLLKDSKRLGALKVLGEKNAKRFQWKSALQILNQTYEPLLKPKI
- the folE gene encoding GTP cyclohydrolase I FolE; this encodes MENLIEEILKQIGEDPSREGLVKTPNRVKKAYDFLTSGYKADLNHIVNGAIFEESTTGMVLVRDIEMYSLCEHHLLPFYGRAHVAYIPNKKIIGISKIPRIVDVFARRLQVQERLTDQIAQAIQETLDPLGVGVVIKAKHLCMMMRGVEKQNSELFTSSLLGLFKTDPTTRSEFLDLIRTGSH
- a CDS encoding class I SAM-dependent RNA methyltransferase encodes the protein MEKLRIKLEKWVNGGFCIAHHEGHAVFVEGGIPGELVDISLYKTGNKEWFGSVSEVIEPNESRIPSDCSVFMECGGCSYRHISYRDEIKIKTSLLEGMFPQWKSKIQVITGPENEYRNNVQWQSNGKEIGYFAKNSHRVVNESQSVCKTVDKRLLWDLVPPGIKKSVSKQKSIQLRLSSKSVVNYERDQTEINVFNTKLKVPERGFFQINRFLLEPWLEKIKSLLPDSANILELFCGCGTIGISIREKIESLYGIESHEKSIRYAKENAKTNSALMFEYEVSDLYQKHLPKHTAKFPIWIVNPPRAGLTEGIIESASMFSPKQIVYSSCNPSTLKRDITRLEKIGYRMQYMGLFDFFPRTQHYEVLVSLKK
- a CDS encoding alpha/beta fold hydrolase — encoded protein: MHHSEIRNSSTIFTTLETGSGEPVLFLHGFPDNHKTFAPIMESVGKKGFQCIAPVMRGYEPSTISHAHKLHVVDLVDDILGWMDDRRWDSVHLVGHNWGSVIAYAAGMYYPNRIKSITSLGVPLLRTYQDSFFWAPQQTIHSWYVVLFQIPFLAELTIRSNGFALVDYLWKDWSPGYSPNQDHLAEIKSNFQNPGILSSALAYYRNLNDLFTESGRESILGILDSKITVPTQILYGLNDGCFHKNLFEHLLDETDFPCGFRKIGFDHAGHFLHWEKREEVTKLILEWLEKNK
- a CDS encoding (2Fe-2S)-binding protein, producing MIKCHCAEVFFESILNVVKESNRPILEVAREMGAADTCTACVPDMLAFIEQELEGQLAGNTTH
- a CDS encoding YgaP family membrane protein translates to MFQNMGLYDRIIRVVVGLVLGGLYLGGVVEGTTAIVLFVIGLVMIATSAIGFCPAYLPFKITTKEK
- a CDS encoding alpha/beta hydrolase family esterase, encoding MNSIFLNQKLYLALVMISFSFFCKSLPSIVLVKEHKLESISSDGVIRTFRYYVPKQIGGGRLPLIFILHGGGGSGEGMIYLSRMSEKAEEYGFIAVYPDGYSNRWNDGRKIPHSLTDKRNTNDVQFFRDMVRFIDKEIPIDYNRIHAVGISNGGFMTQRLLCEAEDLFSSGYSIAAVTSKGLKDICSPPPQKSIGFIMGTSDDVVPYKGGTVSIPSDPSPNAHRIPAGDVISYLESLEYWTSSFSCKEESKSKKRHLNKFWKRDIQYTKFTDCLSDQIVEGYLIPGGGHIWPNGFYYQNEKQYGYLSKDLDTREIVLQFFRATYKKEKLVINASLGN